A single genomic interval of Camelina sativa cultivar DH55 chromosome 11, Cs, whole genome shotgun sequence harbors:
- the LOC104723319 gene encoding probable transcription factor KAN3 translates to MDVQDLTLAHVKSHLQMYRTIKSTEKPTTSSGQSDTCENGTQVNSGREATDLQGLWNNSSSEARFHLKAKASSGVDISSNENKWKNMDGRCSSNERLSSDSSSLTGTRRETETPNLDFTLATPNLSAP, encoded by the exons ATGGATGTGCAAGATCTCACATTGGCTCATGTTAAATCCCATCTACAG ATGTATCGGACCATCAAATCTACTGAAAAACCTACAACGTCATCAG GGCAGTCAGATACTTGTGAGAATGGAACACAAGTAAACAGTGGGAGAGAAGCAACGGATCTCCAAGGTCTATGGAATAACTCCTCAAg TGAAGCTCGGTTCCATTTAAAGGCAAAGGCATCATCAGGTGTGGACATTTCATCCAATGAG aatAAATGGAAGAATATGGATGGAAGATGTTCAAGCAACGAACGACTGTCGTCGGATTCGTCAAGCCTCACAGGGACAAGACGAGAGACTGAAACTCCCAATCTGGATTTCACTTTAGCTACACCGAATCTTTCAGCTCCCtaa
- the LOC104723321 gene encoding uncharacterized protein LOC104723321 — MEVSTRKPYFIEEEDDGLASLEAGVTSPSCYDNSLKMNPQSYYYYHHHDYSVSSPRSGKFHDFRFDNSCYGQQPLPHFLDSCFLCKKRLGDNRDIFMYRGDTPFCSEECREEQIERDEAKEKKQSLSSSVKAMRRNEKRSSSSSPTRSRDYAFHTGTVAAA, encoded by the exons atggaggttTCAACGAGAAAGCCTTAtttcatagaagaagaagacgatggttTGGCTTCTCTAGAAGCTGGAGTTACGAGTCCTTCTTGTTACGACAACAGTCTCAAGATGAATCCTcagagttattattattaccatcATCATGACTACTCTGTTTCATCTCCCAGATCTGGAAAATTCCATGATTTTAGATTCGACAATAGCTGTTACGGACAGCAGCCACTTCCTCATTTCTTGGACTCTTGTTTCCTCTGCAAGAAACGTCTTGGTGATAACAGAGACATCTTCATGTACAG AGGAGACACACCGTTCTGTAGCGAAGAGTGTAGAGAAGAACAGATAGAAAGAGACGAagctaaagagaagaaacagagtctGTCATCTTCCGTGAAAGCTATGAGAAGAAATGAAAAgcgaagctcttcttcttctccaactaGATCTCGTGACTATGCTTTCCACACTGGAACCGTTGCTGCTGCCTAA
- the LOC104723322 gene encoding probable receptor-like protein kinase At5g47070 — MNCIFLFKSKKPKPRSNLEKDNKNARFEKSAPELTTRRSSSSSFKLPTPRSLPTPASVKDLHKEREQNQNTNQNLRVFSYKELSDATCGFSRTLKIGQGGFGSVYQATIDNHTGGDSHSSPLVVAVKKLNRQSLQGHKQWLAEVQLLGVVNHPNVVRLLGYCAEDRERLLVYELMSNRSLEEHLFTRKTITLSWKQRLEIMLGAAQGLAYLHEIQVIYRDFKSSNVLLSDDFHPKLSDFGLAREGPEGDNTHVTTARVGTDGYAAPEYVVTGHLKMHCDVYSFGVVLYEIITGRRAMERMKPLPEQKLLEWVKKYHADSKSFKMIIDSKLCNKYPIKMVRRVAKLADHCLKKNDKERPTMAFVVESLRKIIEDSVSVGTRSSVGKSTREGEGLVLEPRGLAF, encoded by the exons ATGAATTGTATCTTCCTGTTCAAGTCCAAGAAACCTAAACCTAGAAGTAATCTTGAGAAGGATAACAAAAACGCAAGATTCGAAAAGTCAGCTCCGGAATTAACTACGAGAAgatcttcgtcgtcgtcgttcaAACTCCCAACACCAAGATCTCTGCCAACTCCAGCGAGTGTAAAAGACttacacaaagagagagaacaaaatcaaaatacaaatcaaaatctgaGGGTTTTCTCTTACAAGGAACTAAGTGACGCCACGTGTGGGTTTAGCAGAACGCTAAAGATCGGACAAGGTGGCTTTGGTAGTGTTTATCAAGCCACTATTGACAATCACACCGGAGGAGATTCTCATTCTTCTCCACTTGTCGTCGCCGTTAAGAAACTCAATCGACAAAGTCTACAG GGTCATAAGCAATGGCTAGCAGAGGTTCAGTTGTTGGGCGTAGTGAATCACCCAAACGTAGTGAGACTCTTAGGATATTGCGCAGAGGACAGAGAGAGGCTTTTGGTTTACGAGCTGATGTCTAATCGCAGCTTAGAAGAGCATCTCTTCACTCGAAAAACCATAACGTTGTCATGGAAACAAAGGCTTGAGATCATGCTTGGTGCAGCTCAAGGATTGGCTTATTTGCACGAAATTCAG GTAATATATAGAGACTTCAAATCATCAAATGTGCTTTTAAGCGATGACTTTCATCCGAAGTTATCGGACTTTGGTCTCGCTAGAGAAGGTCCAGAAGGAGACAACACTCATGTTACAACCGCG AGAGTTGGAACAGACGGCTATGCAGCCCCCGAGTATGTAGTAACCGGTCATCTCAAGATGCATTGCGATGTCTATAGCTTTGGAGTTGTTCTGTATGAGATCATCACTGGTCGTAGAGCAATGGAACGAATGAAGCCTTTGCCTGAGCAAAAGCTTCTAGAATGGGTCAAAAAGTATCATGCTGATAGCAAAAGCTTCAAAATGATCATTGACTCGAAGCTATGCAACAAGTATCCAATTAAGATGGTCAGGAGGGTGGCTAAATTGGCTGATCACTGTCTGAAAAAGAACGATAAAGAGAGACCCACCATGGCCTTTGTAGTTGAGAGTCTTAGGAAGATCATTGAGGACTCAGTTTCTGTAG GTACGAGAAGTTCAGTTGGAAAATCGACGAGAGAGGGAGAGGGGTTAGTGTTAGAGCCTAGAGGTTTAGCTTTTTAG
- the LOC104723320 gene encoding E3 ubiquitin-protein ligase BOI-like, giving the protein MALQAHHHPSHSLFLKSNGQEAVDSRKRSREVYSSAVAAPMNPPPSKPPQVIDLSELFQTAPNVVSTGLRLSHEHSQNHQDQFLSSFSMLPGELAGEMKRQRYELDRFIQTQGEELRRTLADNRERRYVELLCVTEELVGRKVREKEVELERATRNWQLRAATREAEVSTLQAHLQQAIASRRETTAKQSTNGGGDGDTEEAVEDAESVYVDPERTEMIGPSCRIFRREYATVIALPC; this is encoded by the exons ATGGCGCTTCaagctcatcatcatccttcACATTCTTTATTCCTCAAGAG TAACGGACAAGAAGCGGTTGATTCGAGAAAGCGATCGAGAGAAGTTTATTCGTCGGCGGTGGCGGCTCCGATGAACCCTCCACCGTCAAAACCGCCGCAAGTTATTGATTTGAGTGAGTTGTTCCAGACAGCGCCTAATGTGGTTTCCACTGGTCTTCGATTATCTCATGAGCATTCACAGAATCATCAAgatcagtttctttcttctttttctatgcTTCCCGGAGAACTCGCCGGAGAAATGAAACGACAAAGATATGAATTAGACAGATTCATTCAGACACAG GGTGAGGAGCTGCGGCGTACGTTAGCGGATAACAGAGAGAGGCGCTACGTAGAGCTATTGTGCGTGACGGAGGAGTTAGTGGGACGTAAGgtgagagaaaaagaagtggAGTTGGAGAGAGCCACGCGAAACTGGCAGTTAAGAGCGGCGACGCGGGAAGCCGAGGTGTCCACGTTACAGGCTCATCTCCAACAAGCCATAGCGAGCCGCCGAGAAACCACGGCGAAACAGAGTACGAACGGAGGCGGCGACGGAGACACGGAGGAAGCCGTCGAAGACGCCGAATCGGTGTACGTGGATCCGGAGCGGACAGAAATGATCGGACCTAGTTGTAGGATTTTCCGGCGGGAATATGCGACGGTGATTGCATTACCGTGTTGA
- the LOC104727957 gene encoding peroxidase 41-like: MSLYILVLFLVLVFVPLISSAPPPNLTKDYYQKTCPDFSKIVRETVTPKQGQQPTTAGGTLRLFFHDCFLEGCDASVLIATNSFNKAERDDDLNESLPGDAFDIVTRIKTALELSCPGVVSCADILAQATRDLVTMVGGPFYEVKLGRKDGRESKAHKVKGNLPLVNQSVPDMLSIFKKNGFTLKELVALSGGHTIGISHCKEFSNRIFPKTDPGLDARFAGVLRNLCKNYTTNKTMAAFLDPVTPAKFDNMYFKNLKRGLGLLASDQILFKDTSTRPFVELYANNQTAFFEDFARAMEKLGTVGVKGEGDGEVRRRCDHFNNLNV, from the coding sequence ATGTCTTTGTATATTCTCGTTCTCTTCCTCGTCCTAGTCTTCGTCCCGTTAATAAGTTCAGCACCACCTCCAAATTTAACGAAAGATTATTACCAGAAAACGTGTCCCGATTTTAGTAAAATCGTACGTGAAACCGTGACACCAAAGCAAGGTCAGCAGCCGACGACAGCTGGTGGAACGCTCCGTCTCTTTTTCCATGATTGTTTCTTGGAAGGATGCGATGCTTCTGTCCTAATCGCTACAAATTCTTTCAACAAAGCCGAACGCGATGATGACCTCAACGAGTCACTCCCTGGAGATGCGTTTGACATTGTGACACGCATCAAAACCGCTCTTGAATTGTCTTGTCCCGGTGTGGTATCTTGCGCAGACATCCTGGCTCAGGCCACACGTGACCTTGTCACAATGGTTGGTGGGCCTTTCTATGAAGTCAAATTGGGCCGTAAAGATGGTCGTGAGTCGAAAGCCCATAAAGTCAAAGGAAATCTACCTTTAGTGAACCAGTCCGTTCCCGACATGTTATCGATATTCAAGAAGAATGGTTTCACTCTAAAGGAGCTGGTTGCGTTAAGCGGAGGGCATACGATCGGAATCTCACACTGCAAAGAGTTCAGCAACCGGATATTCCCGAAGACTGATCCAGGACTCGACGCACGATTCGCAGGCGTTCTTAGAAATCTATGCAAGAATTACACGACCAATAAGACGATGGCGGCGTTTCTCGATCCGGTGACACCGGCAAAATTCGATAATATGTATTTCAAGAACTTGAAACGAGGGCTTGGACTGTTAGCTTCGGACCAAATCTTGTTTAAAGACACTAGCACGAGACCGTTTGTGGAACTATATGCGAATAATCAGACGGCTTTCTTCGAGGATTTCGCACGTGCCATGGAGAAACTAGGCACGGTTGGTGTTAAAGGCGAAGGAGATGGAGAGGTGAGACGCAGATGCGATCACTTCAACAATCTTAACGTATAA
- the LOC104723323 gene encoding coenzyme Q-binding protein COQ10 homolog, mitochondrial-like, which translates to MPPFMSGSRAIVSLISCRNAIRNSISRPGIPRRSCVSNQIRRFGSLSGVERCSPYGSVMSNDEDGRVSFGTGSLLIQRRHFLGCGDGEEGGGELSKIYEERRVLGYSPEQMFNVVAAVDLYHGFVPWCQRSEVLKEYPDGSFDAELEIGFKFLVESYISHVESERPKWIKTTARDTGLFDHLINLWQFKPGPIPGTCDLHFHVDFKFNSPLYRQVASMFLKEVATRLVGAFSDRCRLVYGPGVPVDENAYEQRA; encoded by the exons ATGCCACCGTTTATGTCTGGCTCCAGAGCTATAGTTTCGTTAATTTCATGTCGAAACGCCATCAGGAACTCGATCAGCCGTCCGGGGATCCCTCGGCGGAGTTGTGTATCTAATCAAATTAGGAGATTTGGTTCTCTTTCAGGCGTTGAGAGATGCTCTCCTTATGGGTCAGTAATGTCCAATGATGAGGATGGTAGAGTCTCTTTCGGCACTGGAAGTTTATTAATTCAAAGACGGCATTTTCTGGGTTGTGGAGATGGGGAAGAAGGTGGTGGTGAGTTATCTAAGATCTACGAAGAGCGTCGTGTCTTGGG GTATTCACCGGAGCAAATGTTTAACGTAGTTGCAGCTGTAGACTTGTACCACGGGTTTGTTCCTTGGTGTCAACGCTCTGAGGTTCTTAAAGAATATCCAGATGGATCATTCGATGCAGAACTGGAGATTGGTTTTAAGTTTCTTGTTGAGAGTTACATTTCCCATGTCGAATCCGAAAGGCCGAAATGGATTAAG ACAACTGCGAGGGACACGGGACTATTTGACCATTTGATAAACCTCTGGCAATTTAAGCCAGGGCCCATTCCAGGAACCTGCGACCTTCATTTCCATGTggatttcaaattcaattcgcCTCTCTATCGCCAG GTAGCTTCAATGTTCTTAAAGGAGGTAGCAACAAGACTTGTAGGAGCATTTAGTGACCGATGCCGACTAGTGTATGGTCCAGGAGTTCCAGTAGATGAAAACGCATATGAACAAAGAGCTTGA
- the LOC104723318 gene encoding probable transcription factor KAN3: MELFPSQPDLYLKISRRREEEKENQEQEVERRLLGFRSKASDSDRDSSGNLIHALQFTSSKSEPIKTGNNQEHNESLDQDLRSMLMMRPIRGIPLYKNQVLDHYYYSSTSPSPFFFSEVNGQHASRRIITNPNCSYNLHHRNRRQAQPQPPRFTAKRGVRAPRMRWTATLHAHFVHAVQLLGGHERATPKSVLELMDVQDLTLAHVKSHLQMYRTIKSTEKPTXNYYISLFLSNPKIST; this comes from the exons ATGGAGCTATTTCCTTCACAACCTGACTTGTACTTGAAAAtcagcagaagaagagaagaagaaaaagaaa atcaagaacaagaagttgaAAGGAGATTATTAGGGTTTAGGAGTAAAGCCTCAGATTCAGACAGAGATTCTTCTGGCAACCTCATCCACGCCCTCCAGTTCACATCTTCAAAGAGTGAACCCATCAAGACTGGTAATAATCAAGAACACAACGAATCTCTCGATCAAGACTTGAgatctatgttgatgatgagaccAATAAGAGGAATTCCTCTATACAAGAATCAAGTTCTTGACCACTACTACTACTCATCTACCTCTccctctcctttcttcttcagtGAAGTCAATGGCCAACACGCTAGTCGTCGCATAATCACAAACCCTAATTGTAGTTATAATCTTCACCACCGTAATCGGCGTCAAGCTCAGCCGCAGCCGCCTAGATTTACGGCCAAACGAGGGGTAAGGGCTCCAAGGATGCGGTGGACGGCGACCCTTCATGCCCATTTTGTACACGCTGTTCAATTATTGGGTGGTCATGAAA GAGCAACCCCAAAATCAGTACTTGAACTGATGGATGTGCAAGATCTCACATTGGCTCATGTTAAATCCCATCTACAG ATGTATCGGACCATCAAATCTACTGAAAAACCTACANATAATtattatatctctctcttttt GAGCAACCCCAAAATCAGTACTTGA